Proteins from a single region of Vulcanisaeta thermophila:
- a CDS encoding thiolase domain-containing protein, translated as MRGVAIVGVGMSKFGRRTDASLAELAWEAVKEALDDSRLDQRDIQYFVVGNVGGWSSEMLPAVVVGEYCGLSPRGTMRVEAACATGSAAIYNAYLAVASGLADVAMAIGVEKMYESSTPTVVEFIGRAGNYFWEFENFGLTFPGYYALYMTAYMNRFGATEEDFCRVAVKNHHYGSMNPKAQFYGLRINLDQCLKSRYIAWPIKLYDSSPITDGAAAVILASEDVARKITDTPVWIRSIGVATGTANLSKRSDFIGLEAAQRAAEEAFRRLGIEHRETWRYFDVADVHDCFTIAEVMAYEDLG; from the coding sequence GCAGAACAGACGCATCACTGGCTGAGCTGGCCTGGGAGGCGGTTAAGGAGGCCCTGGACGACTCAAGGCTTGACCAAAGGGATATCCAGTACTTCGTGGTTGGCAACGTGGGTGGTTGGAGCTCGGAAATGCTGCCTGCGGTTGTTGTGGGTGAGTACTGCGGGCTTAGTCCCAGGGGTACCATGAGGGTTGAGGCTGCGTGCGCCACTGGGAGCGCCGCCATTTACAATGCATACTTAGCCGTGGCCTCGGGGCTTGCGGATGTGGCCATGGCCATTGGTGTGGAGAAGATGTACGAGTCATCAACACCCACGGTTGTGGAGTTCATAGGGAGGGCTGGGAATTACTTCTGGGAGTTTGAGAACTTCGGGCTCACCTTCCCAGGGTACTACGCGCTCTACATGACGGCTTACATGAATAGGTTCGGGGCTACTGAGGAGGACTTCTGCAGGGTTGCGGTTAAGAATCACCACTACGGCTCCATGAACCCCAAGGCCCAGTTTTACGGCTTGAGGATAAACCTGGATCAATGCCTAAAGAGCCGCTACATAGCCTGGCCCATTAAGCTCTATGACTCAAGCCCAATAACTGATGGGGCGGCGGCCGTCATACTGGCGAGTGAGGATGTGGCCAGGAAGATAACGGACACGCCCGTTTGGATCAGGTCCATTGGCGTGGCCACGGGCACAGCAAACCTAAGCAAGAGGAGTGACTTCATAGGGCTTGAGGCGGCCCAGAGAGCTGCTGAGGAGGCCTTTAGGAGATTGGGCATTGAGCATAGGGAGACCTGGAGGTACTTCGACGTTGCCGACGTGCATGACTGCTTCACAATAGCCGAGGTAATGGCCTACGAGGACCTGGGATT